The Streptomyces sp. NBC_00440 genome contains a region encoding:
- a CDS encoding M1 family metallopeptidase, with protein MTTRRTVLQLGGAAVAAAAAVPALGTPALARSFDPKPGSSGVGDPLFPTLGNGGYEVTHYDLTFDFTPVTYDFTAAVRISARATQDLSAFNLDTDGHTIDAVTVDGHAARWELSAGSSGQELTLTPARPLHDGRPFIVEIRYHGNGKDKRLGLGGWVFGSEGGFASAVQSSRADTFLPCNDTPSDKATWAFHISAPKGYVAAANGELLHRTPRADGSAVWHFALRERMPTELLGIAVVKGTYLYGSSHTGLPLRHIVPQGHEDTYAPIVARTADHLAWLEAKFGRFPFSTYGLHIYDGYTDALENQTLTLMGTNWFKLNADGNPTYENTMVHEMTHQWFGDSVTPHDWQQAWLNEGPATYYAAVYSEERGWSVVADKMKATYGTLDSVRAKDGPPGLPKALGGANIYDGGALVLYALNQQVGQRTFDRIMREWVRRFKDSTYTSEQFIRHTVDVTGDRTLDRFLRDWLFGATNPPMPGHPDWKAAA; from the coding sequence GTGACCACCAGACGCACTGTCCTCCAGCTCGGCGGCGCGGCGGTGGCCGCCGCCGCGGCCGTACCCGCACTCGGCACACCCGCCCTGGCCCGCTCCTTCGATCCGAAGCCCGGCTCCAGCGGGGTCGGCGACCCGCTCTTCCCGACCCTCGGCAACGGCGGCTACGAGGTCACGCACTACGACCTGACCTTCGACTTCACCCCGGTGACCTACGACTTCACCGCAGCAGTGCGGATATCGGCGCGGGCCACCCAGGACCTGTCCGCCTTCAACCTGGACACCGACGGCCACACCATCGACGCGGTCACCGTCGACGGCCACGCCGCCCGCTGGGAACTGTCGGCAGGCAGCAGCGGCCAGGAGCTGACGCTCACCCCGGCCCGTCCGCTGCACGACGGCCGGCCCTTCATCGTCGAGATCCGCTACCACGGCAACGGCAAGGACAAGCGGCTCGGCCTGGGCGGCTGGGTGTTCGGCAGCGAGGGCGGCTTCGCGTCCGCGGTGCAGTCCTCCCGCGCCGACACCTTCCTGCCCTGCAACGACACCCCGTCCGACAAGGCCACCTGGGCCTTCCACATCAGCGCGCCGAAGGGCTATGTGGCCGCCGCCAACGGCGAGTTGCTGCACCGGACCCCGCGCGCCGACGGCTCGGCGGTCTGGCACTTCGCGCTCCGCGAGCGGATGCCCACCGAACTCCTCGGCATCGCGGTTGTCAAGGGCACCTATCTGTACGGCAGCAGCCACACCGGTCTGCCGCTGCGCCATATCGTGCCGCAGGGCCACGAGGACACCTACGCGCCGATCGTCGCGCGCACGGCCGACCATCTGGCCTGGCTGGAGGCGAAGTTCGGGCGGTTCCCGTTCTCCACGTACGGGCTCCACATCTACGACGGCTACACCGACGCGCTGGAGAACCAGACCCTCACCCTGATGGGCACCAACTGGTTCAAGCTCAACGCCGACGGCAACCCGACGTACGAGAACACCATGGTCCACGAGATGACCCACCAGTGGTTCGGCGACTCCGTCACCCCGCACGACTGGCAGCAGGCCTGGCTCAACGAAGGGCCCGCCACCTACTACGCGGCCGTGTACAGCGAGGAGCGCGGCTGGTCGGTCGTCGCGGACAAGATGAAGGCCACCTACGGGACGCTGGACTCGGTCCGCGCCAAGGACGGCCCGCCGGGACTGCCCAAGGCGCTCGGCGGCGCCAACATCTACGACGGCGGCGCGCTCGTGCTGTACGCGCTCAACCAGCAGGTCGGGCAGCGTACATTCGACCGGATCATGCGCGAGTGGGTCCGGCGCTTCAAGGACTCGACGTACACCAGCGAGCAGTTCATCCGGCACACCGTCGACGTCACGGGCGACCGCACCCTGGACCGTTTTCTGCGCGACTGGCTGTTCGGCGCCACCAACCCGCCGATGCCGGGCCACCCCGACTGGAAGGCCGCCGCATGA
- a CDS encoding ABC transporter permease, translating into MAETAPPMPLDKRRRKSKAPSPPLVAQHRLSLWQRIKRDKVMLLLTLPGLLYFVVFHYIPLLGYMVAFQDYQPYLGYMHSAWTGFANFSSAFADPAFWSATANTVEIAFVQLIFFFPVPIALALLLNSIVSDKLRRFIQSVVYLPHFIGWVIIVSIFQQVLGGAGLLPDLLGDLGLPRYDMMSDPNAFPWLIALQSIWKDAGWGTIIILAALLGIDKQQYEAAAIDGASRWRRLWHVTLPGIAPVIILLLILNLGQILSVGFEQILLQRDAVGPGSGEVLDTYVYYHGIKDNQWGISAAVGLVKAVVGTVLVLGANKFAHRLGHEGVYRGADS; encoded by the coding sequence ATGGCTGAAACAGCACCTCCGATGCCGCTGGACAAGCGGCGCAGGAAGTCCAAAGCGCCATCCCCACCCCTCGTCGCCCAGCACCGGCTGTCCCTGTGGCAGCGGATCAAGCGCGACAAGGTGATGCTGCTGCTGACCCTGCCAGGACTGCTGTACTTCGTGGTGTTCCACTACATTCCGCTGCTCGGCTACATGGTCGCCTTCCAGGACTACCAGCCGTACCTCGGATACATGCACAGCGCGTGGACGGGCTTCGCCAACTTCTCCAGCGCCTTCGCCGACCCGGCCTTCTGGTCGGCGACCGCGAACACGGTCGAGATCGCCTTCGTACAGCTGATCTTCTTCTTCCCCGTGCCGATCGCGCTCGCCCTGCTGCTCAACAGCATCGTCAGCGACAAGCTCCGCCGGTTCATCCAGAGCGTGGTCTATCTGCCGCACTTCATCGGCTGGGTCATCATCGTCTCGATCTTCCAGCAGGTCCTGGGCGGCGCCGGGCTGTTGCCCGATCTCCTCGGGGACCTGGGGCTGCCGCGCTACGACATGATGAGCGACCCCAACGCCTTCCCCTGGCTGATCGCCCTCCAGTCCATCTGGAAGGACGCGGGCTGGGGGACGATCATCATCCTCGCCGCGCTGCTGGGGATCGACAAGCAGCAGTACGAGGCGGCGGCCATCGACGGCGCAAGCCGCTGGCGCCGGCTGTGGCACGTCACGCTCCCCGGCATCGCCCCGGTGATCATCCTGCTGCTGATCCTGAACCTCGGCCAGATCCTCTCCGTCGGCTTCGAGCAGATCCTGCTCCAGCGCGACGCGGTCGGCCCCGGCTCCGGTGAAGTACTCGACACCTACGTCTACTACCACGGCATCAAGGACAACCAGTGGGGCATCTCGGCGGCTGTCGGCCTGGTGAAGGCAGTCGTGGGAACCGTCCTCGTCCTGGGCGCGAACAAGTTCGCCCACCGTCTCGGCCACGAAGGGGTGTACCGCGGTGCGGACAGCTGA
- a CDS encoding M60 family metallopeptidase produces the protein MRPAHLPLTSAAVSRRSALAALAGAGAITLLGAGGASADGSAARTAGPAGTGSHDGAHDGATMLIEAFPGAETERLRLDRSLRASEFIPTGRYAAPGAQVTVRIRPGHGALPVLHIGTFDDYNTNPDLKAPRVFPLRAGENTVSDVYGGPLYLSFAGHGQQAAVTFVSGTARMAGFELGRTSEADFQRQLDSITDVPWVELTTGHTILTLTREGALLYRGEDHAALLRLFDTIIDSHNRISGLVGPKPLNRPKAGRYHFNEVSVVPKGVGAYAWHGFNGFPRAYMDRLCTVQGLRTRGWGLYHELGHLNQQAAYQAGGLTEVTVNIYSLAAQRTLGQPSNLLTKDATTGLNWFQSAAPKVGTPGIAYETTFGPYEQLVPLRQLELAFGDDFWPRLHQLVRTEHQHDAPVEDYDHDPAVEARQYRALSTYASRVSGYDLTDFFVRKWAFPIDATGVAEIAALRLPSPPVDPSSLSD, from the coding sequence ATGCGCCCTGCCCACCTGCCCCTCACCTCCGCCGCGGTCAGCCGCCGCTCCGCGCTCGCCGCGCTGGCGGGTGCCGGAGCCATCACCCTGCTCGGCGCCGGCGGTGCTTCGGCCGACGGATCCGCCGCCCGCACCGCCGGCCCGGCGGGCACCGGATCCCACGACGGCGCCCACGACGGCGCCACGATGCTGATCGAGGCGTTCCCCGGCGCGGAGACCGAGCGGCTGCGGCTCGACCGGTCGCTGCGTGCCAGCGAGTTCATCCCGACCGGCCGCTACGCCGCACCCGGCGCACAGGTCACGGTGCGGATCCGGCCGGGCCACGGGGCGCTGCCCGTCCTGCACATCGGGACGTTCGACGACTACAACACGAACCCGGACCTCAAGGCCCCCCGGGTGTTCCCGCTGCGGGCCGGCGAGAACACCGTCTCCGACGTCTACGGCGGCCCCCTCTACCTCAGCTTCGCCGGCCACGGTCAGCAGGCGGCGGTCACCTTCGTCTCCGGCACGGCGCGGATGGCCGGTTTCGAGCTGGGCCGCACCTCCGAGGCGGACTTCCAGCGGCAGCTGGACAGCATCACGGATGTGCCGTGGGTGGAGCTGACCACCGGGCACACCATCCTGACGCTGACCCGCGAGGGCGCGCTGCTCTACCGCGGTGAGGACCACGCGGCGCTGCTGCGGCTCTTCGACACCATCATCGACTCGCACAACAGAATCAGCGGCCTGGTCGGGCCGAAGCCCCTGAACCGCCCCAAGGCCGGCCGCTACCACTTCAACGAGGTGAGCGTCGTCCCCAAGGGCGTCGGCGCCTACGCCTGGCACGGCTTCAACGGCTTCCCCCGCGCCTATATGGACCGCCTCTGCACCGTTCAGGGGCTGCGCACCCGGGGCTGGGGGCTCTACCACGAGCTGGGCCACCTCAACCAGCAGGCCGCCTACCAGGCGGGCGGGCTCACCGAGGTCACCGTCAACATCTACTCGCTGGCCGCCCAGCGCACCCTGGGCCAGCCGTCCAACCTGCTCACCAAGGACGCGACGACCGGGCTCAACTGGTTCCAGTCGGCGGCGCCCAAGGTCGGCACGCCCGGCATCGCGTACGAGACGACGTTCGGCCCGTACGAGCAGCTGGTCCCGCTGCGTCAGCTGGAGCTGGCCTTCGGCGACGACTTCTGGCCGCGGCTGCACCAGCTGGTCCGCACCGAGCACCAGCACGACGCGCCGGTCGAGGACTACGACCACGACCCGGCCGTGGAGGCCAGGCAGTACCGGGCGCTCTCCACCTACGCCAGCCGGGTGTCGGGATACGACCTGACGGACTTCTTCGTACGGAAGTGGGCCTTCCCCATCGATGCCACCGGGGTCGCCGAGATCGCCGCGCTGCGGCTGCCGAGCCCGCCCGTCGACCCCAGCTCGCTGAGCGACTGA
- a CDS encoding carbohydrate ABC transporter permease — MERPTRLGLTGKGIVLVLVVLAVAYPLLGVIGTSFASQTDIIKSTGLVLWPEHPTLDAYRTIFTGGVVTRALLVSVGITVFGTAASLLATIGMAYGLSRRNVTGSRFILMTALFTMLFNAGIIPNFLLVNQLGLYNTYAALVIPTLMSAFNLVVLRAFFMNLPEELYDAARVDGAGDFRILLQVVLPLSKAVIAVVGLFYAVAYWNAFFNSLLYLQDSDKWPLPMVLRTFVLQGQSLSGAAAGESVAPQEAVQMGVLVVAVVPILLVYPFVQRYFTKGVLTGAIKG; from the coding sequence ATGGAGCGGCCGACCCGCCTCGGCCTCACCGGCAAGGGCATCGTCCTGGTCCTGGTCGTGCTCGCCGTGGCCTACCCGCTGCTGGGCGTCATCGGCACGAGCTTCGCCTCGCAGACCGACATCATCAAGTCCACCGGCCTCGTCCTGTGGCCCGAGCACCCGACGCTCGACGCGTACCGGACCATCTTCACCGGCGGTGTGGTGACCCGGGCGCTCCTGGTGAGTGTGGGCATCACGGTCTTCGGCACCGCGGCCAGCCTGCTGGCCACCATCGGCATGGCGTACGGGCTCTCCCGCCGCAATGTCACGGGCTCCCGCTTCATCCTGATGACGGCCCTGTTCACCATGCTCTTCAACGCCGGCATCATCCCGAACTTCCTGCTGGTCAACCAGCTCGGCCTCTACAACACGTACGCCGCACTCGTCATCCCCACCCTGATGAGCGCCTTCAACCTGGTCGTGCTGCGCGCCTTCTTCATGAACCTGCCCGAGGAGCTGTACGACGCGGCGCGCGTCGACGGCGCCGGGGACTTCCGCATCCTGCTCCAGGTCGTCCTGCCGCTCTCCAAGGCGGTCATCGCGGTTGTCGGCCTCTTCTACGCCGTCGCGTACTGGAACGCCTTCTTCAACTCGCTGCTGTACCTCCAGGATTCGGACAAGTGGCCGCTGCCCATGGTGCTGCGCACCTTCGTCCTCCAGGGCCAGAGCCTCAGCGGCGCCGCGGCCGGCGAGAGCGTCGCCCCGCAGGAGGCCGTGCAGATGGGCGTCCTGGTGGTCGCCGTCGTACCGATCCTGCTCGTCTACCCGTTCGTCCAGCGCTACTTCACCAAGGGCGTGCTCACCGGCGCCATCAAGGGCTGA
- a CDS encoding galactose-binding domain-containing protein has protein sequence MNRRATHRSAIHRPAARRIGTALAAVAALLATAPLAQAARPSHTDTLYAAPHGAGASCTHSRPCSLDGARDKARTLHGDDVTVQLAGGTYTRTAALKLTAADSGTTWTAAPGARPVLSGGRTVTGWTRTSGGAWAARVPDGVTPRQLFVNGVRATPARGGACAASVCDATKTGMTGAKATGIADWKRPTDAEAVIKVRWRNYHCRIAGVSGDTMTFAQPCWTNSASGTDRTGPAWDSTTVDSTRYTGVAFFENAPELLDQPGEFVHDSATHTITYLPRKGENMRHATAVTPVTEQLVTVDGAHDVAIRGIGFAYAAYHQPDTDEGYAGMQAGLTLTGATGPVDHSGRYYTKPSAALTVHGGRHVTVDGASFTHLGGAGAVLEAGTKDSGITHSDFTDLSSGAAYIGDTDPNPAPELAGERNTFAYNTVTRAAVEYTDAAAVWAGYEAGLVIDHNSLDQLPYSGISVGWGWNQPEAQKSVLRDNRITDNRITNVMQVKDAQHDGGAIYTQGAQPGTVVSGNYINRSAYGNTERDGNGIYLDEQSSYITVENNVLTRLGYKWVSNWADYGIQNTARGNWTDTDAPPIAGTGSTMTDNHTRLEQLPAAALKIASAAGAHRGSVEQLSPDLARTGTATQSSTDGAAAALAIDGDTSTDTRTLSEQGAWWQVDLGSVRHVGRIEIWNDASTTTAGFDVRADKKTVHVGGKALRPTVLGLNTDTRYVKIQLTGTGRVGLAQVAVHP, from the coding sequence ATGAACCGCCGCGCCACGCACCGCTCAGCCATCCACCGCCCGGCCGCCCGCCGCATCGGCACCGCGCTCGCCGCCGTCGCGGCGCTGCTGGCCACCGCGCCGCTCGCGCAGGCCGCCCGGCCCTCGCACACCGACACCCTGTACGCGGCCCCGCACGGCGCAGGAGCGTCCTGCACCCACAGCCGCCCCTGCTCCCTGGACGGCGCCCGCGACAAGGCCCGCACCCTGCACGGCGATGACGTCACCGTGCAGCTCGCCGGGGGTACGTACACCCGCACCGCGGCCCTGAAGCTCACCGCTGCCGACTCCGGCACCACCTGGACCGCGGCGCCCGGCGCCCGCCCCGTCCTCTCCGGCGGCCGTACGGTCACCGGCTGGACCAGGACGTCCGGCGGGGCCTGGGCCGCCCGGGTGCCCGACGGCGTCACACCCCGGCAGCTCTTCGTCAACGGCGTCCGGGCCACTCCCGCCCGCGGCGGAGCCTGCGCCGCCAGTGTCTGCGACGCCACCAAGACCGGTATGACCGGCGCGAAGGCGACCGGGATCGCCGACTGGAAGCGGCCCACCGACGCCGAGGCCGTCATCAAGGTCCGCTGGCGCAACTACCACTGCCGGATCGCCGGGGTCAGCGGCGACACCATGACCTTCGCCCAGCCCTGCTGGACCAACTCGGCCAGCGGCACCGACCGCACCGGCCCCGCCTGGGACTCCACGACCGTGGACTCCACTCGCTACACGGGCGTCGCGTTCTTCGAGAACGCACCCGAACTCCTCGATCAGCCGGGCGAGTTCGTCCACGACTCGGCCACGCACACCATCACGTACCTGCCGCGCAAGGGCGAGAACATGCGGCACGCCACCGCCGTCACGCCCGTCACGGAGCAGCTGGTGACGGTCGACGGTGCGCACGACGTCGCCATCCGGGGGATCGGCTTCGCCTACGCCGCCTACCACCAGCCGGACACCGACGAGGGCTACGCCGGGATGCAGGCCGGCCTCACCCTCACCGGCGCCACCGGTCCCGTCGACCACTCCGGCCGCTACTACACCAAGCCGTCGGCCGCGCTCACCGTGCACGGCGGCCGCCATGTCACCGTCGACGGGGCGTCGTTCACCCACCTCGGCGGGGCCGGTGCGGTCCTCGAAGCCGGTACGAAGGACTCCGGGATCACCCACTCCGACTTCACCGACCTGTCGTCGGGCGCCGCGTACATCGGCGACACCGACCCCAACCCCGCGCCCGAACTGGCCGGTGAGCGCAACACGTTCGCCTACAACACGGTCACCCGCGCCGCCGTCGAGTACACGGACGCGGCCGCGGTCTGGGCGGGCTACGAAGCCGGACTCGTGATCGACCACAACAGCCTCGACCAGCTGCCCTACTCCGGTATCTCGGTCGGCTGGGGCTGGAACCAGCCGGAGGCGCAGAAGTCGGTGCTGCGCGACAACCGGATCACCGACAACCGCATCACCAACGTCATGCAGGTCAAGGACGCCCAGCACGACGGCGGCGCGATCTACACCCAGGGCGCCCAGCCCGGCACGGTGGTCTCCGGCAACTACATCAACCGCTCCGCGTACGGCAACACCGAGCGCGACGGCAACGGCATCTACCTCGACGAGCAGTCCTCGTACATCACCGTCGAGAACAACGTCCTGACCCGGCTCGGCTACAAGTGGGTCTCCAACTGGGCCGACTACGGCATCCAGAACACCGCACGCGGCAACTGGACCGACACCGACGCGCCCCCCATCGCGGGGACCGGCTCGACCATGACGGACAACCACACCCGCCTGGAACAGCTCCCGGCGGCGGCGCTGAAGATCGCCTCGGCGGCCGGCGCGCACCGCGGCTCCGTCGAGCAGCTCAGCCCCGACCTGGCCCGCACCGGCACCGCCACCCAGTCGTCCACCGACGGGGCCGCCGCCGCACTGGCCATCGACGGGGACACCTCGACGGACACCCGGACGCTCTCCGAGCAGGGCGCCTGGTGGCAGGTGGATCTGGGCTCAGTGCGGCACGTCGGCCGGATCGAGATCTGGAACGACGCCTCGACCACGACGGCCGGCTTCGACGTCCGGGCGGACAAGAAGACCGTCCACGTCGGCGGCAAGGCGCTGCGGCCCACGGTGCTGGGCCTGAACACCGACACGCGGTACGTGAAGATCCAGCTCACCGGCACCGGACGGGTCGGGCTCGCCCAGGTCGCCGTCCACCCGTAG
- a CDS encoding extracellular solute-binding protein — MPSSTPMNRRTLFRLGAGIGLGLAATPLLAACGDGGTAAKAEAKSADLLPTTTVRNIGLKPDLPGTAAGVPQAFYRYPATTPRATKGQVLKGAKPISAAMETFSPPPPARGNNAAWQAIEKLLGGKVDVTAVPTDDYSTKFTTMVASDTLPDIFMYPETGGVDNKAAFCAAKCADLTPFLAGDKVKDYPNLAAIPQAAWEGAIFGGKLFGIPISRMGTGGAGFYRHDLFAEVGVSSLDEITSLDKFVEVCKELTRPKKDQYAIIASATTLLAMSAGAPLYWRMDPKTGKFTTDLESDEFRLAVETSRKLYKAGCYYPGTIGMSGAQKSQYTDMFKNGKGAYVYDGMPSYYTPSTGYVAAMAAVNKKFDPRPITPFSDKAIAWMDNVSLQNTHIKKASTERVKQLLALADFAASPFGSEEYTLINYGVEGTDFTRDAKGNPILTKKGSQDATVPWKMLASAVPAVFSTDTEKGVRYVHEAYAKMIPIMEQDPTLKVSSPTWDSKGYGSLYTLKLDGLKDIVSGRKPMSYYSELTKQYLAHGAEQARHEFEEAVQKGKK, encoded by the coding sequence GTGCCGAGCTCCACCCCGATGAATCGCAGAACCCTCTTCCGCCTGGGAGCGGGCATAGGCCTCGGCCTCGCCGCGACCCCGCTGCTCGCCGCCTGCGGCGACGGCGGTACGGCCGCCAAGGCCGAGGCCAAGAGCGCCGACCTGCTGCCCACCACCACGGTGCGCAACATCGGCCTGAAGCCCGACCTGCCGGGGACGGCCGCGGGTGTGCCGCAGGCCTTCTACCGGTACCCGGCGACCACGCCGCGTGCCACCAAGGGACAGGTCCTCAAGGGCGCGAAGCCGATATCGGCGGCGATGGAGACCTTCTCGCCGCCCCCTCCGGCACGCGGCAACAACGCGGCCTGGCAGGCGATCGAGAAGCTGCTCGGCGGGAAGGTCGACGTCACCGCGGTCCCGACCGACGACTACTCGACCAAGTTCACCACGATGGTCGCCAGCGACACGCTGCCGGACATCTTCATGTACCCGGAGACCGGCGGCGTCGACAACAAGGCGGCGTTCTGCGCGGCCAAGTGCGCCGATCTGACGCCCTTCCTGGCCGGCGACAAGGTCAAGGACTACCCCAACCTCGCGGCGATCCCGCAGGCGGCCTGGGAGGGAGCCATCTTCGGCGGGAAGCTGTTCGGCATCCCGATCTCCCGGATGGGGACCGGCGGCGCGGGCTTCTACCGCCATGACCTCTTCGCCGAGGTCGGCGTCTCCAGCCTCGACGAGATCACCAGCCTCGACAAGTTCGTCGAGGTCTGCAAGGAGCTGACCCGCCCGAAGAAGGACCAGTACGCCATCATTGCGAGCGCCACCACCCTGCTCGCCATGTCGGCGGGGGCGCCCCTCTACTGGCGGATGGACCCGAAGACCGGCAAGTTCACGACGGACCTGGAGTCGGACGAGTTCCGCCTGGCGGTCGAGACGTCGCGCAAGCTGTACAAGGCGGGCTGCTACTACCCGGGCACGATCGGCATGTCGGGCGCGCAGAAGTCCCAGTACACCGACATGTTCAAGAACGGCAAGGGCGCCTATGTGTACGACGGGATGCCGTCGTACTACACCCCCAGCACCGGCTATGTGGCGGCGATGGCGGCCGTCAACAAGAAGTTCGACCCCCGGCCCATCACACCGTTCAGTGACAAGGCCATCGCCTGGATGGACAACGTCTCGCTCCAGAACACCCACATCAAGAAGGCGTCCACCGAGCGCGTCAAGCAGCTCCTCGCCCTCGCCGACTTCGCCGCATCGCCGTTCGGCAGCGAGGAGTACACCCTCATCAACTACGGCGTGGAGGGCACCGACTTCACCCGTGACGCCAAGGGCAACCCGATCCTCACCAAGAAGGGCAGCCAGGACGCCACCGTCCCCTGGAAGATGCTCGCCTCCGCCGTACCGGCCGTGTTCAGCACGGACACCGAGAAGGGTGTGCGGTACGTCCACGAGGCGTACGCCAAGATGATCCCGATCATGGAGCAGGACCCGACCCTCAAGGTCTCGTCGCCCACCTGGGACTCCAAGGGCTACGGCAGCCTCTACACGCTCAAGCTGGACGGCCTCAAGGACATCGTCTCCGGCCGCAAGCCCATGTCGTACTACTCCGAGCTGACCAAGCAGTACCTGGCGCACGGCGCAGAGCAGGCCCGTCACGAGTTCGAAGAGGCAGTCCAGAAGGGGAAGAAGTGA
- a CDS encoding hydroxyacid dehydrogenase, translating into MDPGLIDDIFPPRVRTRLEESADLHPPYVIREFNSPDAAAALAGAEVLLTGWGCPPIDAGLLERAPRLRAVIHAAGTVKTFLAPEAYERGVAVSSAADANAVPVAEFTLAAIIMGAKRAFPFARLFRERRTHRTAADLDRQHWIGTHGLTIGVIGASRIGRRVIELLRVLEADILLYDPYVTPAEAELLGAVSTDLDTLMATSDVVTVHAPDTPVTRQLLDARRIGLMRPGTLLVNTARGRLVDTEALTGHLVSGRLDAVLDVTDPEPLPPGHPLWDLPNVFITPHMAGAQGNEIGRLGELAVDELCRYAGGLPFHHPVHLADLERIA; encoded by the coding sequence ATGGACCCCGGACTGATCGACGACATCTTCCCGCCACGGGTACGGACCCGTCTTGAGGAATCGGCCGATCTCCATCCGCCCTATGTCATCAGGGAGTTCAACTCCCCCGATGCAGCCGCCGCGCTGGCCGGCGCCGAGGTGCTGCTCACCGGCTGGGGCTGCCCGCCCATCGACGCCGGACTGCTGGAGCGGGCGCCGAGGCTGCGGGCCGTCATCCACGCGGCGGGCACCGTCAAGACGTTCCTCGCCCCGGAGGCGTACGAACGCGGGGTCGCGGTGTCGTCAGCGGCCGACGCCAACGCGGTACCGGTCGCGGAGTTCACCCTGGCCGCGATCATCATGGGCGCCAAGCGCGCCTTCCCGTTCGCCCGGCTCTTCCGCGAACGCCGCACCCACCGCACCGCCGCCGACCTCGACCGGCAGCACTGGATCGGCACCCACGGCCTGACCATCGGCGTCATCGGCGCCTCCCGGATCGGCCGCCGGGTCATCGAACTGCTCCGGGTGCTCGAAGCGGACATCCTGCTCTACGACCCGTATGTCACCCCCGCCGAGGCCGAGTTGCTGGGGGCCGTCTCCACCGACCTCGACACGCTGATGGCGACCAGTGACGTGGTGACCGTGCACGCGCCCGACACACCCGTGACCCGGCAGCTGCTCGACGCACGGCGGATCGGTCTGATGCGCCCCGGCACCCTGCTGGTCAACACGGCACGCGGACGCCTGGTCGACACCGAGGCGCTCACCGGGCACCTGGTCAGCGGGCGGCTCGACGCCGTACTCGATGTGACGGACCCCGAGCCGCTGCCCCCGGGGCACCCGCTGTGGGACCTGCCGAACGTCTTCATCACCCCGCACATGGCGGGCGCCCAGGGCAACGAGATCGGCAGGCTCGGCGAGCTCGCCGTGGACGAGCTCTGCCGCTACGCGGGCGGCCTTCCGTTCCATCACCCCGTCCACCTGGCCGACTTGGAGCGGATCGCATGA
- a CDS encoding LacI family DNA-binding transcriptional regulator, whose amino-acid sequence MRRQTSAADSRRRATVTDVARLAGVSTATVSRVLNRNYPVATATRERVEEAMRELGYVVNAHARALAGVSGRTVGIIVNELIDPFYAYIARGVEREASLGGRLCLVCCTQGDPKRELAFIELMHERRADAVVVVGGSVADRAHTAELGRRARDLEAGGSKLVLCGRPSLGEEACGAAVEYDNEGGAFAITDHLLTQGHERILYLGGPPALSTTRDRLAGHRRALELRGVARDPGLEQLGSFSRSFGRGRMAELLREGPDFTAVFAANDNVAAGAAQALEEAGVRVPQDMSLAGYDDIPVAQELRPRLTTVHIPLEEMGRQAVRLAVPGGDEDEWREPSTGTVRLGTHLVVRDSVAPPPARGRRA is encoded by the coding sequence ATGCGCCGCCAGACCTCGGCAGCCGACAGCCGACGACGCGCGACCGTCACCGACGTGGCACGGCTGGCGGGGGTGTCGACCGCGACCGTCTCCCGTGTGCTGAACCGCAACTACCCGGTGGCCACGGCGACCCGGGAGCGGGTCGAGGAGGCGATGCGCGAGCTGGGCTATGTCGTCAACGCGCACGCCCGCGCGCTGGCCGGGGTGTCGGGGCGCACGGTCGGCATCATCGTCAACGAGCTGATCGACCCCTTCTACGCCTACATCGCCCGCGGTGTGGAGCGGGAGGCGAGCCTCGGCGGACGGCTCTGCCTGGTCTGCTGCACCCAGGGCGACCCCAAGCGCGAGCTGGCCTTCATCGAGCTGATGCACGAGCGGCGCGCCGACGCCGTGGTCGTCGTCGGCGGCAGCGTCGCCGACCGCGCGCACACCGCCGAACTGGGGCGCAGGGCCCGCGATCTGGAGGCCGGCGGATCGAAGCTGGTGCTGTGCGGGCGGCCGTCGCTCGGCGAGGAGGCGTGCGGCGCGGCCGTCGAGTACGACAACGAGGGCGGCGCCTTCGCCATCACCGACCATCTGCTGACCCAGGGCCACGAACGCATCCTCTACCTCGGCGGCCCACCGGCCCTCTCGACCACCCGTGACCGGCTGGCCGGGCACCGGCGCGCACTGGAGCTGCGTGGTGTGGCCCGGGATCCCGGGCTTGAGCAGCTCGGCTCGTTCAGCCGCTCCTTCGGGCGCGGCCGGATGGCCGAACTCCTGCGGGAAGGACCGGACTTCACCGCGGTCTTCGCGGCCAACGACAATGTCGCGGCCGGTGCGGCCCAGGCCCTGGAGGAAGCCGGGGTCCGGGTGCCGCAGGACATGTCACTCGCGGGGTACGACGACATCCCGGTGGCGCAGGAGCTGCGGCCCCGGCTGACGACCGTGCACATCCCGCTGGAGGAGATGGGGCGCCAGGCCGTGCGGCTCGCGGTGCCCGGCGGGGACGAGGACGAGTGGCGGGAGCCGAGCACCGGCACCGTACGGCTCGGCACCCATCTCGTGGTACGCGATTCCGTGGCTCCGCCGCCGGCGCGCGGCCGCCGGGCGTGA